A region from the Cervus elaphus chromosome 10, mCerEla1.1, whole genome shotgun sequence genome encodes:
- the TNRC6A gene encoding trinucleotide repeat-containing gene 6A protein isoform X5: MDADSASSSESERHITIMASGSAGGENDGLRNSTGLGSQNKFVVGSSSNNVGHGSSTGPWGFSHGAIISTCQVSVDAPESKSESSNNRMNAWGTVSSSSNGGLNPSTLNSASNHGAWPVLENSGLALKGPVGSGSSGINIQCSTLGQMPNNQSINSKVGGASTHGTWGSLQETCESEVSGTQKVSFSGQPQNITTEMTGPNNTTNFMTSSLPNSGSVQNNELPSNTGAWRVSTMNHPQIQAPSVVNGTSLSHLSNGESKSGGSYGTTWGAYGSNYSGDKCSSPNGQANGDTVNATLMQPGINGPVGTNFQVNTNKGGGVWESGAVNSQSASWGNGANSGGSRRGWGTPAQNTGTNIPSVEWNKLPSNQHSNDSANGNGKKFTNGWKSTEEEDQGSATSQTNEQNSVWAKTGGAVESEGSTESTGRLEEKGTGESQSRDRRKMDQHTLLQSIVNRTDLDPRVLSNSGWGQTPIKQNTAWDTETSPRGERKTDNGTEAWGSSATQTFNSGACVDKTSPSSNDTSSVSGWGDPKPALRWGDSKGSSCQGGWEDDSAATGMVKSNQWGNCKEEKSAWNDSQKNKQGWGDGQKSNQGWSVSASDNWGETSRSNHWGEANKKSSSGGSDSDRSVSGWNELGKTSSFTWGNNINPNNSSGWDESSKPNPSQGWGDPPKSNQSLGWGDSSKPVSSPDWNKQQDIVGSWGIPPATGKPPGTGWLGGPMPAPAKEEEPTGWEEPSPESIRRKMEIDDGTSAWGDPSKYNYKNVNMWNKNVPNGSSRSDQQAQVHQLLPSAGAISNKEASSGSGWGEPWGETSTPATTVDNGTSAWGKPVDSGPSWGEPIAAASSTSTWGSSSVGPQTLSKSGPKSMQDGWCGDDMPLPGNRPTGWEEEEDVEIGMWNSNSSQELNSSLNWPPYTKKMSSKGLSGKKRRRERGMMKGGNKQEEAWINPFVKQFSNISFSRDSPEENVQSNKMDLSGGMLQDKRMEIDKHSLNIGDYNRTVGKGPGSRPQISKESSMERSPYFDKDGIVADESQNMQFMSSQSMKLPPSNSALPNQALGSIAGLGMQNLNSVRQNGNPSMFGVGNTAAQPRGMQQPPAQPLSSSQPNLRAQVPPPLLSPQVPVSLLKYAPNNGGLNPLFGPQQVAMLNQLSQLNQLSQISQLQRLLAQQQRAQSQRSVPSGNRQQQDQQGRPLSVQQQMMQQSRQLDPNLLVKQQTPPSQQQSLHQPAMKSFLENVMPHTTPELQKGPSPINAFSNFPIGLNSNLNVNMDMSSIKEPQSRLRKWTTVDSISVNTSLDQNSSKHGAISSGFRLEESPFVPYDYMNSSTSPASPPGSIGDGWPRAKSPNGSSSVNWPPEFRPGEPWKGYPNIDPETDPYVTPGSVINNLSINTVREVDHLRDRNSGSSSSLNTTLPSTSAWSSIRASNHSVPLSSTAQSASARNSDSKLTWSPGSVTNTSLAHELWKVPLPPKNITAPSRPPPGLTGQKPPLSSWDNSPLRVGGGWGNSDARYTPGSSWGESSSGRITNWLVLKNLTPQIDGSTLRTLCMQHGPLITFHLNLPHGNALVRYSSKEEVVKAQKSLHMCVLGNTTILAEFASEEEISRFFAQSQSLTPSPSWQSLGSSQSRLGSLDCSHSFSSRTDLNHWNGAGLSGTNCGDLHGTSLWGTPHYSTSLWGPPSSSDPRGISSPSPINAFLSVDHLGGGGESM, from the exons ATGGATGCTGATTCTGCCTCCAGTTCTGAATCAGAGCGACACATCACTATCATGGCTTCAGGGAGCGCAGGCGGTGAAAACGATGGCCTTCGGAACAGCACTGGACTTGGATCCCAAAACAAGTTTGTGGTTGGTAGCAGCAGCAATAATGTGGGCCATGGAAGCAGTACTGGGCCGTGGGGTTTTTCCCACGGAGCCATAATAAGCACATGTCAGGTGTCTGTGGATGCTCCTGAAAGCAAATCAGAAAGTAGCAACAATAGAATGAATGCTTGGGGCACTGTAAGTTCTTCATCAAATGGAGGGTTAAATCCAAGCACTTTGAATTCAGCTAGCAACCATGGTGCCTGGCCAGTATTAGAGAACAGCGGACTTGCCCTAAAAGGGCCTGTAGGGAGCGGTAGTTCTGGCATCAATATTCAGTGCAGTACCTTAGGCCAGATGCCTAACAATCAGAGTATTAACTCTAAAGTGGGTGGTGCTTCCACCCATGGTACCTGGGGAAGCCTTCAGGAAACTTGTGAATCTGAAGTAAGTGGTACACAGAAGGTTTCATTCAGTGGTCAACCTCAAAATATTACCACTGAAATGACTGGACCAAATAACACTACTAACTTTATGACCTCTAGTTTACCAAACTCCGGTTCAGTACAGAATAATGAACTGCCTAGTAATACAGGGGCCTGGCGTGTGAGCACAATGAATCATCCTCAGATACAGGCTCCCTCGGTTGTAAACGGCACTTCCCTTTCTCACCTTAGCAATGGAGAGTCAAAAAGTGGAGGCTCTTACGGTACTACATGGGGTGCCTATGGTTCTAATTACTCTGGAGACAAATGTTCAAGCCCTAATGGCCAAGCTAATGGTGACACTGTGAACGCAACTCTAATGCAGCCTGGCATAAACGGGCCTGTGGGCACTAACTTTCAAGTTAACACAAATAAAGGAGGAGGCGTGTGGGAGTCTGGAGCAGTGAATTCCCAGAGTGCATCCTGGGGAAATGGTGCAAATTCTGGAGGAAGTCGAAGAGGATGGGGAACTCCTGCACAAAACACTGGCACTAATATACCCAGCGTGGAATGGAACAAACTGCCTAGCAATCAGCATTCCAATGACAGTGCAAACGGCAACGGTAAGAAGTTTACAAACGGATGGAAATCTACTGAGGAAGAGGATCAGGGTTCTGCCACATCTCAGACAAATGAGCAAAACAGTGTGTGGGCCAAAACGGGAGGTGCAGTGGAGAGTGAAGGTAGCACAGAAAGCACTGGACGCCTCGAGGAGAAAGGGACTGGGGAGAGTCAGAGTAGAGACAGAAGGAAGATGGATCAGCACACGTTACTCCAAAGCATTGTGAACAGAACGGACTTAGATCCAcgtgtcctgtccaactctggtTGGGGACAGACTCCTATTAAGCAGAATACTGCCTGGGATACCGAAACATCACCTAGAGGGGAGAGAAAGACTGACAATGGGACAGAGGCCTGGGGAAGCTCTGCAACACAGACTTTTAACTCAGGGGCATGTGTAGATAAGACTAGCCCTAGTAGTAATGATACCTCATCTGTATCGGGGTGGGGAGATCCCAAACCTGCTCTGAGGTGGGGAGATTCCAAAGGCTCAAGCTGCCAGGGGGGATGGGAAGATGACTCTGCTGCTACAGGAATGGTCAAGAGCAATCAGTGGGGGAACTGCAAAGAAGAGAAGTCCGCATGGAATGATTCGCAAAAGAACAAACAGGGATGGGGTGATGGGCAAAAGTCAAACCAAGGGTGGTCTGTCTCTGCCAGTGATAACTGGGGAGAAACTTCAAGGAGTAACCATTGGGGTGAGGCTAACAAGAAGTCTAGCTCAGGAGGTAGCGACAGTGATAGGTCTGTTTCTGGTTGGAACGAACTCGGTAAAACTAGTTCTTTTACATGGGGAAATAACATTAATCCAAATAATTCATCAGGCTGGGACGAATCTTCTAAACCGAATccttcccagggatggggagaccCTCCAAAGTCTAATCAGTCTCTAGGTTGGGGAGATTCATCAAAGCCAGTCAGTTCTCCAGACTGGAACAAGCAACAAGACATTGTCGGATCTTGGGGCATCCCGCCAGCAACAGGCAAACCTCCTGGTACAGGCTGGCTGGGAGGACCTATGCCAGCCCCAGCGAAAGAGGAAGAACCCACGGGCTGGGAGGAGCCATCCCCAGAATCCATACGTCGCAAAATGGAGATTGACGACGGGACTTCAGCTTGGGGAGATCCCAGCAAATACAACTACAAAAATGTGAACATGTGGAACAAAAATGTCCCAAATGGCAGCAGCCGCTCAGACCAGCAAGCACAGGTACACCAGTTGCTACCGTCTGCAGGTGCCATCTCAAACAAAGAGGCAAGCAGTGGCTCCG GCTGGGGTGAGCCCTGGGGGGAGACTTCAACTCCAGCCACAACTGTGGATAATGGTACTTCAGCCTGGGGTAAACCCGTAGACAGTGGGCCTAGCTGGGGCGAACCCATTGCTGCGGCATCCAGCACATCCACGTGGGGTTCCAGCTCTGTTGGTCCACAAACATTAAGCAAATCTG GGCCAAAATCTATGCAAGACGGCTGGTGTGGTGATGATATGCCCCTGCCTGGAAATCGCCCCACTGgctgggaagaggaagaggatgtAGAGATTGGAATGTGGAATAGTAATTCATCTCAAGAGCTTAATTCATCTTTAAATTGGCCACCATATACAAAGAAAATGTCTTCGAAG GGTCTGAGTGGcaaaaaaaggagaagggaaagg GGAATGATGAAAGGTGGAAACAAACAAGAAGAAGCATGGATAAATCCATTTGTTAAACAGTTTTCAAATATCAGTTTTTCG agagaCTCGCCAGAAGAAAATGTACAGAGCAATAAGATGGACCTTTCTGGag GAATGTTACAAGACAAACGAATGGAGATAGATAAACATAGCCTAAATATTGGTGATTACAATCGAACGGTCGGGAAAGGCCCTGGTTCTCGGCCTCAGATTTCCAAAGAGTCTTCCATGGAGCGCAGTCCTTATTTTGATAAG GATGGCATTGTAGCAGATGAATCCCAAAACATGCAGTTTATGTCCAGTCAAAGCATGAAGCTTCCCCCTTCAAATAGTGCACTACCTAACCAGGCCCTGGGCTCCATAGCAGGGCTGGGTATGCAAAACTTGAATTCTGTTAGACAG AATGGCAATCCCAGTATGTTCGGTGTTGGGAACACAGCAGCACAACCCCGGGGCATGCAGCAGCCTCCAGCACAACCTCTCAGCTCATCTCAGCCTAATCTCCGTGCTCAAGTGCCTCCTCCATTACTCTCCCCTCAG GTTCCAGTTTCATTGCTGAAGTATGCACCAAACAACGGTGGCCTGAATCCGCTCTTTGGCCCTCAACAGGTAGCCATGCTGAACCAGCTATCCCAACTAAACCAGCTTTCTCAGATCTCCCAGTTACAG CGATTGTTAGCGCAGCAGCAAAGGGCGCAGAGTCAGAGAAGCGTGCCTTCTGGGAACCGGCAGCAGCAAGACCAGCAG ggTCGACCTCTTAGCGTGCAGCAGCAGATGATGCAACAATCTCGTCAACTTGATCCAAACCTGTTGGTGAAGCAACAAACTCCGCCATCTCAGCAACAGTCACTCCATCAGCCAGCCATGAAGTCTTTCCTTGAAAATGTCATGCCCCACACGACACCTGAGCTGCAAAAAGGGCCATCACCAATAAATGCTTTCAGCAACTTCCCTATAG GCTTGAACTCAAACTTGAATGTAAATATGGATATGAGCAGTATTAAAGAGCCACAGTCAAGACTAAGGAAGTGGACTACAGTGGACAGCATTTCTGTGAATACATCTTTGGATCAAAACTCCAGCAAACATG gtGCTATTTCAAGTGGTTTCAGGCTGGAAGAGTCTCCGTTTGTTCCCTATGACTATATGAACAGCAGTACTTCACCAGCCAGTCCTCCAGGTTCAATAGGAGATGGCTGGCCACGTGCCAAATCGCCTAACGGCTCTAGCAGTGTTAATTGGCCACCAG aatttCGCCCTGGTGAACCATGGAAAGGTTATCCAAACATTGACCCTGAAACTGACCCTTACGTCACTCCTGGCAGTGTCATAAACAATCTTTCAATTAATACTGTGCGGGAAGTTGACCACCTCAGGGACAGGAACAGTG GGTCGTCCTCATCCTTGAACACCACGCTGCCTTCAACTAGTGCCTGGTCATCCATTCGTGCCTCCAACCACAGCGTTCCCCTCAGCAGCACAGCACAGAGCGCTTCAG CCAGAAATAGTGATTCCAAATTGACATGGTCCCCTGGTTCAGTTACAAACACCTCTCTGGCTCATGAGCTGTGGAAGGTCCCTCTGCCACCTAAAAACATCACTGCTCCGTCCCGCCCACCTCCGGGACTGACTGGTCAGAAGCCACCCTTGTCTTCGTGGGATAATTCTCCCCTTCGAGTAGGTGGAGGATGGGGAAATTCTGACGCCAGGTATACCCCAG gtTCCAGCTGGGGTGAGAGCAGCTCAGGGAGAATAACAAATTGGCTTGTTCTAAAAAACCTTACACCTCAG ATTGATGGCTCAACTCTGCGTACTCTGTGCATGCAGCATGGCCCACTGATAACATTCCACCTGAACCTCCCACATGGAAACGCTTTGGTCCGTTACAGTTCAAAAGAAGAGGTAGTGAAGGCACAAAAGTCTCTGCACAT GTGTGTACTGGGGAACACTACTATTCTTGCTGAGTTTGCCAGTGAAGAGGAGATCAGTCGTTTCTTTGCACAAAGTCAGTCTCTGACCCCTTCTCCCAGCTGGCAGTCTCTCGGGTCCAGCCAGAGCCGGCTGGGCTCCCTCGACTGTTCCCACTCATTCTCCAGCCGGACCGATCTCAATCACTGGAATGGTGCTGGGCTGTCGGGAACTAACTGTGGAGACCTTCATGGCACTTCCCTCTGGGGGACCCCACATTATTCCACAAGCCTGTGGGGTCCTCCCAGCAGCAGCGACCCCCGGGGAATTAGCAGCCCATCCCCCAttaatgcttttctttctgttgaccacctgggtgggggtggagagtcCATGTAA